Proteins from one Corynebacterium epidermidicanis genomic window:
- a CDS encoding site-specific DNA-methyltransferase gives MPPQKLELTWFNKDKALIPTETGKYGYTWVDPRDPRYCETHTLTVLETVTGRRNEKRDGVQYGERADLEPQSDNLLIQGESGDVLEALTRVPELRDKYVGKVKCVYIDPPFNTAQTFTHYEDNLEHSVWLTMMRDRLLHLRDLLSEDGSIWVHLDDVENHRMRMLMDEVFGSGNFVTEVVWEKTYSPRNDSKGIPAVTDTILVYRKSDQFSPNRLPRTAEMDGRYKNPDGDIKGAWKSADTTAPLAQERGYFGGIQHPISGELIYPPGSRHWVLSYSRILTSISEYGNYIAVPPSEDSLFRRAQLMGIPVEEVRSDMPDLVLATDPETFPSRSAVDRIESGNWPEMYFSQKSIGRKAHLSEVAGRIAANFLPHSEVGHNDGAIKEIRALFPGQNPFTTPKPERLLERIIHIATNPGDVVLDVFAGSGTTAAVAQKMGRRWVTCELLEDTFNRFTLPRLTKVVNGQDMGGISTSKSERIDDTDNGLPEGMTPDEAQKLTSLLNKAIKEHDDLKKSADIKALKALVKTKNSGDVVNWLGGGGFTVAKLAPSCYDYTPETGYTHLTDAATGETLIASVAANLGFHLSASDPHFSGRRNNEHLAVVEGVLTEAKVGDLMAHLPEGHSILFAATNLDEGVRDVVRSYKNGSRVVHVPLDLFPFGEEEEN, from the coding sequence CCCACAAAAACTTGAGCTGACCTGGTTCAATAAAGACAAAGCACTCATTCCAACAGAAACCGGAAAATATGGGTACACTTGGGTCGACCCCCGCGACCCGCGGTACTGCGAAACGCACACCTTGACGGTTCTCGAAACGGTGACGGGTCGGCGAAACGAGAAGCGGGACGGGGTGCAATACGGGGAACGTGCCGATTTGGAGCCTCAAAGCGACAACTTGCTCATTCAGGGAGAATCCGGGGATGTTCTAGAGGCGCTGACACGCGTGCCGGAGTTGCGGGACAAGTATGTCGGCAAGGTTAAATGTGTGTACATTGACCCGCCGTTCAACACCGCTCAGACATTCACCCACTATGAAGACAATCTTGAACACTCGGTGTGGCTGACGATGATGCGTGACCGACTCCTTCACCTCCGCGATTTGTTGAGCGAGGACGGCTCGATTTGGGTTCACCTCGACGACGTGGAGAACCACCGGATGCGGATGCTTATGGACGAGGTGTTCGGGTCAGGGAATTTTGTGACTGAGGTGGTTTGGGAGAAAACCTACTCACCACGCAATGACTCGAAAGGGATTCCCGCAGTTACGGACACGATTTTGGTCTATCGAAAGTCGGATCAGTTCTCCCCGAATCGTTTGCCGCGCACGGCGGAGATGGACGGTCGATACAAGAACCCTGATGGAGATATTAAGGGAGCATGGAAATCGGCAGATACAACTGCACCGCTGGCACAGGAACGTGGTTATTTTGGCGGAATTCAACACCCAATCAGCGGCGAGCTAATCTACCCTCCGGGATCGAGGCACTGGGTTCTTAGCTACTCTAGAATACTCACATCCATTTCAGAATACGGAAATTATATCGCTGTCCCTCCTAGTGAAGATTCGCTATTTCGCAGAGCTCAGCTGATGGGTATTCCTGTCGAAGAAGTCCGGTCGGATATGCCCGACCTGGTCCTTGCAACCGACCCAGAAACGTTTCCATCCCGATCTGCAGTGGATCGAATTGAATCAGGTAACTGGCCAGAGATGTACTTTTCGCAGAAGTCAATTGGGCGAAAGGCTCATTTGTCGGAAGTAGCGGGGAGGATTGCCGCCAACTTCTTACCGCATTCAGAAGTCGGACACAATGATGGAGCAATTAAAGAAATCCGCGCACTGTTCCCAGGGCAAAATCCGTTCACTACCCCCAAGCCCGAGCGCCTCCTCGAACGCATCATCCACATCGCCACTAATCCCGGCGACGTGGTGCTCGACGTGTTCGCCGGTTCGGGTACTACCGCTGCGGTAGCCCAGAAAATGGGCCGCCGCTGGGTCACTTGCGAGCTCCTTGAGGACACGTTTAACCGCTTCACCCTCCCACGCTTGACCAAAGTGGTAAACGGCCAGGACATGGGCGGAATCTCCACGTCCAAGAGTGAGCGTATCGACGACACAGACAATGGCCTGCCGGAAGGAATGACCCCAGACGAGGCGCAGAAGCTCACTAGCTTGCTCAATAAGGCAATCAAGGAGCACGACGACCTCAAGAAGTCTGCTGACATCAAAGCACTCAAGGCGCTGGTCAAGACGAAAAACTCTGGTGACGTGGTGAATTGGCTGGGTGGAGGTGGGTTCACCGTCGCCAAGCTCGCCCCTTCATGCTACGACTACACCCCAGAGACCGGATACACGCATCTAACCGACGCTGCGACAGGCGAAACGCTGATCGCTTCGGTGGCGGCAAACCTGGGGTTCCATCTGTCGGCAAGTGACCCACACTTCTCCGGTCGCCGTAACAACGAGCATCTAGCCGTCGTGGAGGGTGTACTCACCGAAGCTAAGGTGGGCGACCTTATGGCGCACCTGCCGGAGGGTCATTCGATTTTGTTTGCTGCAACCAACCTGGATGAGGGAGTGCGCGATGTGGTCCGTTCCTACAAGAATGGCTCCCGTGTAGTCCACGTCCCACTTGACTTGTTCCCATTTGGCGAAGAAGAGGAGAACTAG